Proteins from a single region of Enoplosus armatus isolate fEnoArm2 chromosome 6, fEnoArm2.hap1, whole genome shotgun sequence:
- the LOC139286592 gene encoding tumor protein p53-inducible protein 11-like has protein sequence MASKPHPPLMKKHSQTDLISRLKSRKILGVGGEDDDGEVHRSKISQMLGNELKFAVREPIGLRVWILISAVGFTVMALMALVFPNQLYEVVFEEELSTTNISVRLYGGALLSLALIMWNGLYTAEKIVIQWTLLSEACYFAVQFLVTSVTLVEIGILPNSAILLLLSRVLFLVVTMAYYYHLGRKPKKI, from the exons ATGGCGTCTAAACCTCACCCTCCTCTGATGAAGAAGCACAGTCAGACAGACCTGATAAGCCGCCTGAAGAGCCGGAAGATCCTTGGAGTTGGCGGCGAAGATGATGATGGCGAAGTGCACCGCTCAAAG ATCAGTCAGATGCTTGGAAATGAGTTGAAGTTTGCAGTGCGAGAGCCCATCGGGCTGAG GGTGTGGATACTCATCTCAGCAGTGGGCTTTACAGTTATGGCCCTGATG GCCCTGGTGTTTCCAAACCAGCTATATGAGGTTGTTTTCGAGGAGGAGCTTTCCACGACTAACATCTCCGTTCGCCTTTATGGAGGAGCACTGCTTA GCCTGGCCCTCATCATGTGGAACGGTCTCTACACAGCAGAGAAGATCGTCATCCAGTGGACTCTGCTCAGTGAAGCCTGCTACTTTGCTGTCCAGTTTCTAG TGACATCTGTCACCTTAGTGGAGATTGGCATCCTGCCCAATTCTGCTatcctcctgctcctcagtcGAGTGCTCTTCCTGGTGGTCACCATGGCTTACTACTACCACCTGGGCCGTAAGCCGAAGAAGATCTGA